The Phycodurus eques isolate BA_2022a chromosome 5, UOR_Pequ_1.1, whole genome shotgun sequence DNA segment AAGAATGACAAGACGCTGTGCCAAGTGGCAAGCATTTATGTTCCtttaaacaatatttatatGTGTCACATATAGTAATACTTGTACAGCATTTGTACTTCAAAACCATTTGGACAGGTTCCTATTTGCATGACAACGCTAACTCTTATCAAAATCCCAATGAGGCTACAACTAAAATGATGGctaaagcaagagaattacgATTTTTGGAAGCGTGTAAAGTTGTAGGCCTTTAAATGGAATAGAAACTCTGACTGATGTCACTGCTAATCAATGTACATGATCTGTCCTGCTTTTCATTATTTTACCATGTCAAAACGACTGCTGTGAAAAAAGATCATTGAGACGAGACGTCTTGCAAATCAAGAGAGAAATCAAAAAAATAGTGGGGCGCCATGTCCGCCTCCcaattctgaggttcagggtttgaatctcagctccggcctacctgtgtggaacgtgcatattctccctgtgtttGCATGGATTTTATCTGGCTTCTAGGGATAGTTGTCCAtacaatatgtgccctgcgattgactggcgaccagtccagggtgcaccccaaCCAGTGGCGGGCCacgcatttggtacctgggccttcaccGGGGGTTTACCTGACTTAACGCACTTCTTCACTTCATAACACCACGATCACGTCGCAATTATAGAACCTACCAAGACTATGCGAAAATGTAAATTCAAAAAACAGCACGCAACTGTGCTGTGTGCATCATCTGGTGCAGTTGAGAATTAGTAGTTAtctatgaacacacacacacgcgcaaagCATAAAAGacgtaaataaaatacatactaCTCACCGGAGATGCTGCTAACTGAATGCATAAATGCGTGCAGATCGCTACAAATGTGTTTGGCTAGTCAAACTTGGCTTGTCTGACCCACCAATCAGAGGACTGTTGGgaatagaaataaatgaatacaatttcattgAACAATGTTAGGATTTTGGGTGCAAGTGCACAATGTAGTGGCCAGTAGAGGGCAGTATAATCCACTTTAAATCCCATCTCCTCCCTAGACTCTTTGACGTCAATAAACTTGACATTCACCTTCCTCTCCCATCTTGTCCAATGTCGAAGTATCCACGAGGATGAAGATCTGAGTCCAGAGCAGAAGGCCGAGCGTGAGCGCGAGAGGAGGATGGCCAACAACGCGCGGGAGCGTCTGCGTGTGCGCGACATCAACGAGGCCTTCAAGGAGCTGGGCCACATGTGTCAGCTGCACCTGAAGAGCGAGAAGCCGCAGACCAAGTTGCTGGTGCTGCACCAGGCTGTGGCCGTCATCCTCAGCCTGGAACAACAAGTCAGAGGTGAGCGCCGTACGCAGATGATCAATAACACTCATTGAGAGCGATGTTTATATTCAACCAAACCACTGCTCGTCTCTCAGAGAGGAACCTCAACCCGAAAGCGGCGTGTCTGAggaggagagaggaagagaagGTGTCTGCTGTCATGTCAGATGCACAGTCCATGCATGTCGCATTTCATCCAGGTCTGACTGACCCTGCAAACCCAATGGTCCATCTCTGAGGCTCCAAGTCGTCAAACTCCCGATTATCAATGTGGACTTTATGCTTCCAAAAATGACCTTCATGATCATCTATTTTTATTAACATTTGGTTGTTGACACAGTGTTCGAGGTGCACTAAATTGTCTGTGggagaatatacagtacactccTCACAAAAAGTGTGGGATAATTGGGCCTTTGGATTAAATTTTAGGATcatctaaaatgcactataaatTTTATAGGTcaacttcatttgaccttttCTAAACTTTCAAGTTCAATATTTCAGTGCTTTTTGTATAACTTGCTGTTCTTTTACATGGAGCTAAACAGCGAAAGTCATTGTTTGAGCCTTGAgtcgaccaatacatttcctggttcagtTAGAATTGCAACAGTcctttttataatatataataagtCAACGCTGTGTCTCTGTCTCGAGCAAAATTAGAAGCAGAGACTCTGAAGTGTAGACGCAGATGAACAATCATTCCCTCGCTTCTCCAGCACACTTCTTACTTTGTGCCTAAAACTACACAGTACTTCTAACAGACAAATGCATTGTAACTTGCAGATGTTTTGTACACttcttttgaaatatttattatcGTACCTGGCTGGATGAAACACGGTTGTGGAGTGGCGTCTTCTGCAAGTTTGGCAGACAATTTAACAGTGCATCGCTATCTCTCGCAGTCGCGGACATGACATTTCCACGTGTGCTCAGACAGCAGCTGTATTAGTTGAGTGGTATCGTGAGTGTGCaaggtgctgtgtgtgtgtgtgtgtgtgtgtgtctgtgtgcgacTGTGtgcgactgtgtgtgtgtgtttcaggagTTGGACCATTCTGTGAATGAACAGATCTCCAAGAATGTTTTAGTTAGCATCTATTGAAGctgttcttttattattatgtttagcactgttacaaaaacaacactggtggacaaaaaacaaaacacttgtcACAGATGTCATGCATTTTCAGATCTagcccaaatgtttttttttttttgcatgtttaggatgtttaattgttttctaAGTTATGTAACTTATCTTTTatacaaatgtatgtaaatgctTTTCTCGCTCTGATTTTACAAAGGAAACATTTTCTTTGCATGTTTCAGACACAATGTGAGTTTTGAGCAATATGCTAAGGCAAAAtgctgtttctttgtttttctctgaACAAATCTGACATAGTCATAAAACGTTCTGCTATcataacatgtacagtatgtgtacagTTGAAAGTAGCCTAACGGCTCGTGTCTGCATATAGCAATACATGTTTTTGAGTTCTTCAGTTCACCTTTGATTTGGGATTCATGAAGACAATTCATCAATTGAGAACACCTCAACTCAGAGGACCTGTATGATTTAAAGCAGACTAACAACAAAGCCTggtttatgtactgtacatactaaTGTATACTTGACGTGTGAGACagtgatgtactgtatgcaacTCTCTTCAAATACTGAAACTTGATATGGAAAACATAAGTGTCAATGTATTTTTCCGACAAGGGATCCTCAAACTGGGGTCCGGGACCCCCGGGGGACAGTGAGCCATAGCTTGGGGGTCTGCAAAAGAATGTATACCTACATATGGGCTCCAGCGGCCAGTAAAACAAACATCATAAATACtcctccctaccttagctttgggccatTTAAAAGctaaatgtaaattaatgtaACACAGATAAATCCTTACATGagtaatgttgtttttgttttatttatttcaaagggTGTaatatggcaggacttttttttttaagaacaaagggcGTATTTTGGGGGCAGGGGTATAGTCTACAGAGAATCAGTCTTTTCTAGAATAAAAGgtgtaatattacgagaataaagttttgtttttcaaatacacGTGTCAAAATATTACTTGTTAAAACTATCTGAATATTGCAATTTTATCTTGAAggattacgactttattctcttgTGATTACTATTTATCATCCCAACAAAATATACATGTCCTTGTAAAGATTATAGCTatctttttggaagaaaaaaaaaccccccaaaaaacaatcgTGTGTTataacattgcaactttttttctccaataaATTTGTTATCGTAACAGACTTCCTCGAATATAGGCCATTTATTTAATTCCTATTTCATTTAGCGCAAGACGTGgtaattatgtttaattggtAAAGTGTGTGAAGCACTGGgttagacaaacaaccaaatGACCTCGAGTATCTGTTTTAACTTAataacaaccacaaaaaaaacttaattttcgCCAGTAAAATAGTCTTTCGGGACGATATATTGaaattgtcatttaaaacatttaagcaAGAATGTCATGAGGCCATCCTTTGTCACGTGACTCTTGGATGTCGGACACTGAGGCGTCAGTGAACGCCTCATTGGGCAGAGGCAGGGCAGCGGGATAgtttggaggaggaagaggaggacttAACTCATTGGACTCACGCTCACTTACGCACTCACAACGGGTAAGTTTCCCTCTTTATTACGATGTTACACTTTCGCCTTTGGAAGATAGCTACGATTTTCTGGCGTGTTTGTGGTGAGTTTACGGAACCTCGGTCGGTAAAGCGTTTCTTGCTTTGCTTTCTGTGACAGACAGCCTCCTCGTTTTAATGTAGACAGCGACCCTGCCCTGCCCTGCCCAGTCCCAACGATATGGAAGCATTACTTGCTAATTTGCTGAGGTGTTATTTTACCTGTGAAAGACGGCAACTGGCTAATGCTAATGTAAAAGCTGTAAGAAACCCCTCAAGAGGAATTacagtgattgatttgattgataATTACTTGCTTTACagaattagaaaataataataaacttttgttttgcctccatgatattaaaaaaaaaaaataataatccataacGACACAAAGTATGCTTTGAGGGAAAAGTATGTTTTCATATGCTAAAGAGGATTTTCCCAACATGGCAACCCAAACGTTTTTgcctcaaatgttacaaatgaAGGCATCACTTTCAAAAATGTGTAAACATTTATAAAGTGTGCCTTGCTTACTAGTACTAAATGTATCTTACACATAAACTAATCtcgtgagataaaaaaaaaatctatctatctataattGAACAAAGATAATCATGCTGTCCCAGAGGTATTAATTTCACTATACTATTAATATGGTTTTAGATTGCACGCCATCATACTGAAAGACATGTATAATATTATGGTTACATTATTCATCTTCATGAAATGATTTAACAAGATAATGCATCCACAGAGGTGTTAACttgactatactgtatataattaatATGGTTATAGATTTCAGTGGTGCAGAAtgctgtttgtaatattttggtacGAAGATATTAAAAACCCTATGGCGATACTCAAAACGCATCTGTAAATGGCTCTAAATTATGAGTTGAGTATGGTAATGACGACAATGCCGCCAGTGTTGCCATCTCTATTGAGATCAATATTGCTCCTTTATACCATGTAGTGGGTGACGACACCCCTCAGACCTCGGCCAGTTGTAGTCGTCATGCAGTTGGCTAAGCGTTGTTGGTACAATACGACAGTGTCATTAACACACAGAGTGAGTTGTTTGCAATGCACAGCAAAATCAAGCTCTTGTCCATGGATTGTGTCTTCGTGTTGGGTGGCGAGTGCAGCTGCGCGTGAGAGAGGAGATCCTTAGGTGGCCCTATGTCTCTACTTCCACGACAGCTCCAATGTTGTGTAAACATCTGTGTACGCCTTCCCACGCTGGATCAGCCTCCATCAGGGTTATAACACTCTGGGGGATCTTTTCCGCTCttataaacctttttgaaatgccagaaacaaaaattaacaTGACATATTACACTGGGTTAAAAACGTTGTTTTGTAAGTTGTCTGTTTTTTCAATTGATTTAGAACAGTTTTGCATCACTAAATCCGAAAATGACACCTGCTTCGCTTGTTCAGGTCAGGTCtttatgccaagttgttaacagttgattaatcaaatgttaccaACTTTACTTAGTAGACTGATAGaagtaagtacctgtaaatCGAATGTTAAATCATCATTGTTCAAAGTTCAGGGCATGAACCACTGcttatttgaacctctaaagaaaatacctgtacataaacaaaaacatgtggtGATAGTTCCAGAAGTTGAGCTGATTgagcaaaacaaatgtgacatttgaATTCAGATCATGAAAATTGTTGTTCAATCAGTTACACAATCTGAGACaatcaatttgttgttgaccagtgtttTCTAcgtgaaaatagagcccttagcGTTCTTATCAGGAAACAACGTTTTGTGGCGccacacatacatactgtattattttttgatagaatcacaaaaaaaaaatatggtgcAATTGTCAGGGAAGAAGCAGATTGTCCTGGTCAATGTAGCTATATTATAAGAATACAAAGAGGAAATGAAGGAGAGAGTGGATATTGGAGAGGCGCTTGGCAGTAATGGAACCATCAAATGCACCTAAACATTTTGGCGACAGTGACTCTccatgctttgctttttcagtCACAGGTACATATAAAATtataagtattgtaaaacacaatgtactgtgtatatatttaCTGTCTACTGGCTGGGCCTCGCTTCGTAGCGAGAAACGTAATTTTTGGTTTCAAAGTTCACACGATACCACCGTCACATCTGCAATGTTGCGACGCCGATCACCTGCGATTCAAATTTGGAATTGCAGCAAAACTAGTGGCCGACGGTCAgtcactcatgaaaactagttgcagagACCCTGCACCTTGCGCAACAGTTCAGTCCCGTTCCGCTGTGTTGCTCGCCGTCAGCGCAAAACATTTGATGGTCTCCACTCATCCCAATTTTTTACACCGTTTCCAATTGCGGCGCAATCTTGGTAGCTCGTATGCAACAAGCTCACCATCACACAGTCTGTTAGAGTGGATATACAATTTAGTGACTGCTATATGGGATCTTTGTAAATCGGGCCCTCTGTTTTCCTCCCTCTTAGTTCACCCCTTAATGAAGCAGGAGCCACAATGGCAAGACGAGGAGGCTCCCCGGAAATGAGGTTACAGAACAGTTATGTTGATCCTCACAACCCAAGAGGCGGCCATGACAGCTCGTTTGGAGTTCGTGTGCAGGTTCAAGGGATTAAAGGTCAGCCCTTTGTAGTTCTGAACAGTTCTGGTGAAGAAAGGCTCAGAGACGTATCGGTCATCACTCACCAGACTGGGTACAAGCCGGGCATGGTGAGGAGGTCCGTGGATGAGAGTAGCTCCTCCTTCGAGTTTCATTACCAAAAACATCCAGAGATCATGAGACCGTACGACCCCAGAAGCAACAACCTCAACCATCTCAACCCGACCCAAACCCTTCCTGGAAGAACAGCGGACCGACCCAAAGCCAGGATTCCCCTTCCAGCAGAAGCCCCTTCTGATGACCAGAACACGCCTCCCTCAGAAATACCTGCACATCTCCCCGCGAGGTCCCCAAACTCAGTAGACTCTGAGCCCTTCATGTCCGTAGGGAAGCTGATCAGCCAGTTCAACAGCAGCCCGCGTAGGGGAAGGGGCGGTCCCGGGAGTCGGCTGGACCCGGAGGAAATGCGGCGGTCACGTAGCGTGGACAGCGGCCGAGCGTCTGAttcgtcttcctcctcatccagcAGGGCGTCGTCTCTGAAGGGGGGCAGCGGCGCCGCGACCTCAGGCGGGATCTATCCTCCTGGGTCGGCCCGGGCTCGACTGCTGGGCGGAGAGGCCAACAAGAGAGGAGAGAACAAACCCAGCATGCCGCTTAAAGCTCACCATGGGATAGACATGACAGCAAAAGTATTTCACAGAACTAAGGAATTGTCGCATGGTGCCTGCGCAGGTGGAGCTGAGGAAAGAGACGCTCAGGTAAAGCGAAGTCCCCAAGGACACGGTTTCTCATTTAAAAGGTTCTGTTTAATGATGCTCTCTAACCAGGTCACTCCTGATCTTCTGAAAGGACAGCAGGTGTCTGTCGACCCGAATGAAGATGCAGCGAAACGAATGCTCTTCACCTACCTCAAGGAAGGGTGAGTGACCACAAAACCCTTAGTAGAAGGCGGTTCTCTACCTCTGCCGAACAATCCCAATTTGGATCACCAAACTATACAACTACAGTATACGGAGCAAACATACTGCTTCATGTGTGTCAATTTTGCCATTGTAATTGATACACTCACTGCAGTACTAATAGAAGTCACTCGCAGTTTACGGACCTGACGTCTGTGCAGGCAGTCTGGGTTCATTTGCCACTCAATGacagtgcgaatggtcgtctgtCTCCATATATATGTGCCCGCCGTACTGGCTCGCACCGCTCCCCAGTGACCAAggacaggataagcggtattgacaGACACTGCTAATAAGATagatcatatttttattttcagtttattCCCGTCAGCCGAGTTTCATTCATAAAACAATTTCCATCGACAGGATGTCGCAAGTAGATACTGATATTCATTCCAGCTTAAATATCTCTCAACTCTCCTGTGCTGATTCACTGTATATCTAAAAAATAGAACCGCTatcgcaaaaaacaaaacaaaaaaaacaacatttgatagATTAGTGTGATGATAGCAGAAAGAGTAAGAGTTCAATTATTTTAACTTACGCCATTGTGTAGTTTAGTGTGCTAACAGGGTTGCTGGCCCAGctgctcacacacacgcacacgcacacacacacacacacacacacacacacacacacagtcagtccATCAGGAATGCAGAGCGTGATCTCGCTTCTACTGATAAAATGACTCCTTAACTTGGAATGTCTTTAAGCGCTATCACCTATTTTGACTTATGTGCTCAGATAAACGTCTGTGCGGCAGGCTGAGAGAAGCCCTGCCAACGTTTTCATCCCTGCGCAATTGAGGCAAAAAGACAAGTGTTTATGAAGCATCTCTTGCTCCTCAGGACGACTGATGAATTGTCGGTCACCAAGAGGAAAGTCAGCCTGCTGCTTGAAAGGATCAACAGACTGAAGTGGAaaacaggtgtgaatgtggaggAGGAGATGAAAGTGAGTGGAGGGGAGAAATGTTCTCCATTGTTACTAACTATTGACaatctagcatgtttgatttgaaATTTTCACTCCTGTAGGATCAGACAGTCGAGGCGAAGCAGCTGCTGGAGAAACAAGAAGCCCTGGAGTCACAAGTGTGCGACTTGAAGCAAAAACTGGAAACCGAGATGAAGGTTTTGATGCAATTTTTACTTGATTCTTACTTGATACACCGAAATCACTAAAAGCTTCCTTTTGAGCCATGTCTCTTTGTCCGCCAGAATGAAAAGACACTTGCCAAAGCCTGCGAGAAGGCCCGGACCGAAAagaagaagctgcaggaagagTTGGCCACGAGTCAGGCCGAGCTCTCCAAACTCAGGAGCAAACTGACGGAAATTGAGGCACAACTTAAGTCTACCAAAGACGAGTCAGCAAATGTCTTCCCTTGTTCATTTGTTAAACTGTAAAGCACTTAAACACCAACTTGTAGAGCACAGAACAATACAACGCAGTTTTTTgatgcaaatacattttggtgttAGTCTTGCAGAATTTGACcatatgtaacagttttttttaatagtataaagggaataaatcatttttaaatagtttttgacatatataaaaaaatttaccAGTGCATAATTACACATATCAGCATTTTAGTGGTTATTTGGTGGTATTTTGGTGGTTCGCCACGCGccgattcacctatttgcagattttatgattttcttttttttttttactttattttttttaatttgttttctttttattattttttttgtgggtgggtAAGcaatcccaaaaatatttgcaggttatccccgcttattcaagcaAAGTGTTTTCAATGCAGTTACGACGGCCATCAATCATCTCGAGATTTTTGCTGGTCGCGGTCTGGCCCGGTCCCTTGTTATCCTAACAGTCGTAgaatgtttttctctctttttggatctcattagattgtgcacgTGTCCTTAATATTATGACCAGTGAGTTCATATTCCCAGTCCTATTTTATCTCTTGTTCTCGACATGTGTGTAACAGTTGCGACAAATTGTCTCTCATAGTATTAACAGTGAAACAGAGTGATTATTACgatattgtactgtacattgtatATTTCCCAGGTTGACTCAGATGATTGCGGACAGGGAGCGTTCTAAAGTGCAGATGAAAGACCTCCAGCAGCAGCTCTCTGAGATGCATGATGAACTGGACCAATCCAAGAAGGCAGAATTGATAAATGCGGAGAAAGAAGTCCTTTTGAAGGTAAAACCTCAACCTCCCAATTCTCCACAGCAGGTTACATAGaaggggtgtgaaagtgttgaTGACCATGAGTCATGTCTCAGGATATGGCCCAGCTGCGTGCAGACTTTCAGGACATCCTGCTGGTGAAGGAGGAGCACGAGGAGCTTCTACAACAGCAGGAAAAGGAGCTCAGAGACTTGAAGGGGGCCATCAAAGATGAAGTGGAGATGCACGATAAATACATTGCTGCTCTTAAGGAAGAATATGAATTAGAGCTCGAACATCTCATGAGGGATTTGGAGAAGACTAAAGAGGTAAATCCAAGCCGTTCGTTACTGTTCTTCTTCACAAGATCTTCCCTTATAATTCCAACTCAGAGCAACGCCGTGCTGGGCCGAGAGAAGGTGGAGGCGTTGGAAGAGGGCGGTGCAGCCGAGGAGAAGCTCCAGGAGCTGAGTCAGCAAAGAGATCAACTCAAGGGAAAAGTGCAGGAGCTGAGCAGCAAGGTGGATCAGCTGAGTCGAGCCGTTCAGGAGTCGAAAGCGTTGGAGAGACTGCAGGAGCAGCGAGCCAAGCAGTTGGAGGTTTGTTACCTCCACCCAGGAGGATTTCTCTTCCTCTACATGAGTACATATTTTTACTACATCAACCTGAATGGAAGTTATTCGAAACAGCACGGCGGGGAGGTGGTTCGCaggtctgccttacagttcagGAGTTCAAGATTCAAATCTGCCGTTCAATCTcaagtgtttgtgtgggttttctttttaaattgtccacaggtgtgaatttAAGTGCGAACAGTTGCTTGTCTATACGCAAGGCCAATCACGAACCATTATGGGAGTCTGGTCGAGCTCCCGATTGCTTTGataagaaataatggaaataaccACCAGGGTCAAAATGTTGGTTTCTATGGGTTTAATTGTTGAGAATGTGCCCTGACTGAAATGATGTCATGCGGTCTTGGTTTTCCCGCTGTTTGTTTGCTCTAAAGAGGGAAAAGCAGCAGTTGGAGGAAACGTTGCAGGACGTGAGGAGGAATGAAGAGGAAATGTGTCAGTCCAACCGCTCGCTGCTGGCTCGTCTGGAGGAagtgcaagtaaaaaaaaaaaaaaaaggaaaaaagaaataggGCACTTTTTGAAAGTATCTTGACATGGATTTCAAAGTTATACTCTCGGTTGTTTTAGAGTAAGCTGACCAAACTCAACCACGAGCACAGGGACATGAAGGAGAAGCTCAGGGAAAAGCGGAAACAAACTGAAGAGCTGTGGAAGAGCAAAAGTCAGCTGGAGGATGAGAGAAGGCTGCAGGA contains these protein-coding regions:
- the LOC133402431 gene encoding cingulin-like protein 1 isoform X2; this encodes MARRGGSPEMRLQNSYVDPHNPRGGHDSSFGVRVQVQGIKGQPFVVLNSSGEERLRDVSVITHQTGYKPGMVRRSVDESSSSFEFHYQKHPEIMRPYDPRSNNLNHLNPTQTLPGRTADRPKARIPLPAEAPSDDQNTPPSEIPAHLPARSPNSVDSEPFMSVGKLISQFNSSPRRGRGGPGSRLDPEEMRRSRSVDSGRASDSSSSSSSRASSLKGGSGAATSGGIYPPGSARARLLGGEANKRGENKPSMPLKAHHGIDMTAKVFHRTKELSHGACAGGAEERDAQQVSVDPNEDAAKRMLFTYLKEGTTDELSVTKRKVSLLLERINRLKWKTGVNVEEEMKDQTVEAKQLLEKQEALESQVCDLKQKLETEMKNEKTLAKACEKARTEKKKLQEELATSQAELSKLRSKLTEIEAQLKSTKDELTQMIADRERSKVQMKDLQQQLSEMHDELDQSKKAELINAEKEVLLKDMAQLRADFQDILLVKEEHEELLQQQEKELRDLKGAIKDEVEMHDKYIAALKEEYELELEHLMRDLEKTKEVNPSRSLLFFFTRSSLIIPTQSNAVLGREKVEALEEGGAAEEKLQELSQQRDQLKGKVQELSSKVDQLSRAVQESKALERLQEQRAKQLEREKQQLEETLQDVRRNEEEMCQSNRSLLARLEEVQSKLTKLNHEHRDMKEKLREKRKQTEELWKSKSQLEDERRLQDRTVEQLQRNMNSIMEDCQASTDVLQSQVDEAKERSQRELAELRRQLQEKGADLEKSQLAAKKLQDELLPLEEDLRRCHREQEEAQSRARQLEQRAEELEERNATTVDDRERHVKLLEGRIGQLEEDVNDERSTADRLMERLDKTKEQVDQMRSELMQERAVRQDLECDNMSLERQNKDLKSRVSHLEGSQRTNQDSLISKLNSRIQELEERLQGEERDNNNLQQANRKLERKAKEMKMHADEEHANLQTHRDQLTQRLKTAKRQMDQAEEEIERLEHAKKKLQRELEEQLEANEQLHGQIDTMRKDMRRKRKSPPVIKVAEDGDGLDDTGSD
- the LOC133402431 gene encoding cingulin-like protein 1 isoform X1, whose translation is MARRGGSPEMRLQNSYVDPHNPRGGHDSSFGVRVQVQGIKGQPFVVLNSSGEERLRDVSVITHQTGYKPGMVRRSVDESSSSFEFHYQKHPEIMRPYDPRSNNLNHLNPTQTLPGRTADRPKARIPLPAEAPSDDQNTPPSEIPAHLPARSPNSVDSEPFMSVGKLISQFNSSPRRGRGGPGSRLDPEEMRRSRSVDSGRASDSSSSSSSRASSLKGGSGAATSGGIYPPGSARARLLGGEANKRGENKPSMPLKAHHGIDMTAKVFHRTKELSHGACAGGAEERDAQVTPDLLKGQQVSVDPNEDAAKRMLFTYLKEGTTDELSVTKRKVSLLLERINRLKWKTGVNVEEEMKDQTVEAKQLLEKQEALESQVCDLKQKLETEMKNEKTLAKACEKARTEKKKLQEELATSQAELSKLRSKLTEIEAQLKSTKDELTQMIADRERSKVQMKDLQQQLSEMHDELDQSKKAELINAEKEVLLKDMAQLRADFQDILLVKEEHEELLQQQEKELRDLKGAIKDEVEMHDKYIAALKEEYELELEHLMRDLEKTKEVNPSRSLLFFFTRSSLIIPTQSNAVLGREKVEALEEGGAAEEKLQELSQQRDQLKGKVQELSSKVDQLSRAVQESKALERLQEQRAKQLEREKQQLEETLQDVRRNEEEMCQSNRSLLARLEEVQSKLTKLNHEHRDMKEKLREKRKQTEELWKSKSQLEDERRLQDRTVEQLQRNMNSIMEDCQASTDVLQSQVDEAKERSQRELAELRRQLQEKGADLEKSQLAAKKLQDELLPLEEDLRRCHREQEEAQSRARQLEQRAEELEERNATTVDDRERHVKLLEGRIGQLEEDVNDERSTADRLMERLDKTKEQVDQMRSELMQERAVRQDLECDNMSLERQNKDLKSRVSHLEGSQRTNQDSLISKLNSRIQELEERLQGEERDNNNLQQANRKLERKAKEMKMHADEEHANLQTHRDQLTQRLKTAKRQMDQAEEEIERLEHAKKKLQRELEEQLEANEQLHGQIDTMRKDMRRKRKSPPVIKVAEDGDGLDDTGSD
- the LOC133402431 gene encoding cingulin-like protein 1 isoform X3; the encoded protein is MARRGGSPEMRLQNSYVDPHNPRGGHDSSFGVRVQVQGIKGQPFVVLNSSGEERLRDVSVITHQTGYKPGMVRRSVDESSSSFEFHYQKHPEIMRPYDPRSNNLNHLNPTQTLPGRTADRPKARIPLPAEAPSDDQNTPPSEIPAHLPARSPNSVDSEPFMSVGKLISQFNSSPRRGRGGPGSRLDPEEMRRSRSVDSGRASDSSSSSSSRASSLKGGSGAATSGGIYPPGSARARLLGGEANKRGENKPSMPLKAHHGIDMTAKVFHRTKELSHGACAGGAEERDAQVTPDLLKGQQVSVDPNEDAAKRMLFTYLKEGTTDELSVTKRKVSLLLERINRLKWKTGVNVEEEMKDQTVEAKQLLEKQEALESQVCDLKQKLETEMKNEKTLAKACEKARTEKKKLQEELATSQAELSKLRSKLTEIEAQLKSTKDELTQMIADRERSKVQMKDLQQQLSEMHDELDQSKKAELINAEKEVLLKDMAQLRADFQDILLVKEEHEELLQQQEKELRDLKGAIKDEVEMHDKYIAALKEEYELELEHLMRDLEKTKESNAVLGREKVEALEEGGAAEEKLQELSQQRDQLKGKVQELSSKVDQLSRAVQESKALERLQEQRAKQLEREKQQLEETLQDVRRNEEEMCQSNRSLLARLEEVQSKLTKLNHEHRDMKEKLREKRKQTEELWKSKSQLEDERRLQDRTVEQLQRNMNSIMEDCQASTDVLQSQVDEAKERSQRELAELRRQLQEKGADLEKSQLAAKKLQDELLPLEEDLRRCHREQEEAQSRARQLEQRAEELEERNATTVDDRERHVKLLEGRIGQLEEDVNDERSTADRLMERLDKTKEQVDQMRSELMQERAVRQDLECDNMSLERQNKDLKSRVSHLEGSQRTNQDSLISKLNSRIQELEERLQGEERDNNNLQQANRKLERKAKEMKMHADEEHANLQTHRDQLTQRLKTAKRQMDQAEEEIERLEHAKKKLQRELEEQLEANEQLHGQIDTMRKDMRRKRKSPPVIKVAEDGDGLDDTGSD